A genomic window from Sporosarcina sp. Marseille-Q4063 includes:
- a CDS encoding Ger(x)C family spore germination protein: MKKNYVILLPLFICVSLFGCAETKLLEEIGLTTLIGYDLGDEDNVETTAIVRQVSTELQSKVTIITATNATSEGTRSKISRRAAEKIVSGQLRSVLFGDELAKEGIGHYIDTLLKNPAISEGLLLALVEGESRPLLEFEYPDIDDIGEHIYNLLDQNIKNEQMISSTLHEVAHDYYALGKDIAIPIIKRDQELLELSGIALFNKDKKIGELSADDSFYVKLSRDDYHAGTYEMKIKGDDVPSSLFKDLPKEISLVFDPVKTQKDVKLINRTTPEFNLHISMQARLLEIKPTVNASDEKNAKELEKAINNSLSSEISRVIAYTQKVGSDVFGYGEFYRSSVRHSNLTEEKWHEMYKEMKVNVNVDFTLLRSGTFD; this comes from the coding sequence TTGAAAAAAAATTATGTTATTTTACTGCCGCTATTCATCTGCGTTAGTTTGTTTGGATGCGCTGAAACGAAACTCCTTGAAGAGATAGGTTTAACCACGCTAATTGGCTATGATTTGGGAGATGAGGATAATGTTGAAACGACCGCTATTGTTCGGCAAGTGAGCACTGAATTGCAAAGTAAAGTTACAATAATAACTGCCACAAACGCTACAAGTGAAGGAACCCGGTCAAAAATTAGTCGACGGGCAGCAGAGAAAATCGTGTCCGGGCAATTAAGAAGTGTCTTATTCGGAGACGAGTTAGCTAAAGAAGGAATTGGTCATTACATAGATACCTTGTTGAAAAATCCTGCTATAAGTGAAGGCTTGCTTCTGGCATTGGTTGAGGGCGAGTCGCGACCGTTACTTGAATTCGAGTACCCAGATATCGATGACATCGGAGAACATATTTATAATTTGTTAGATCAAAACATTAAAAATGAGCAGATGATTTCATCAACGCTTCATGAAGTAGCCCATGATTATTATGCGTTGGGGAAGGATATTGCGATACCCATCATAAAAAGAGATCAAGAATTGTTGGAGCTTTCCGGAATAGCTCTGTTTAATAAGGACAAAAAAATAGGTGAACTCTCTGCTGATGATAGTTTTTACGTAAAATTAAGTCGGGATGATTATCACGCCGGAACATATGAAATGAAAATTAAAGGCGATGATGTCCCTTCATCTTTATTTAAGGATCTTCCTAAAGAAATTAGTTTAGTCTTCGATCCGGTTAAAACGCAAAAAGATGTGAAGTTAATTAATCGAACAACTCCTGAATTTAATTTACACATTTCCATGCAAGCAAGATTATTAGAAATAAAGCCAACTGTTAATGCGAGTGACGAAAAAAACGCGAAGGAACTTGAAAAAGCGATTAATAATAGCCTTTCAAGTGAAATTTCAAGAGTGATTGCTTACACTCAAAAAGTTGGTTCGGACGTTTTTGGCTACGGTGAATTTTATAGAAGCTCAGTTCGTCATTCAAACCTGACCGAGGAGAAATGGCATGAAATGTATAAGGAAATGAAAGTGAATGTCAATGTTGACTTTACATTGCTTAGAAGCGGCACTTTTGACTAA
- a CDS encoding LCP family protein: MEDHDEINISRRTRKRKLRIGRVIFAILAVLFILIGLYSIFQYNSGKSIAKGNSIDPGPFKGDSIHPNYSSIENYLLLGIDEDDRGKSRSDTMMVLSWNKSDGTMRIISLMRDIYAEIPGYQSYKLNTAYYLDGVQLTKDTITGMFGIPIHHYAIIDFDNFESIVDIAFPNGVEIDVKKEMSKEIGVSLEKGKKHLNGKELLGYARFRADSEGDFGRVARQQEVLSSIKNEAFTPKVIMNVPKTIGALSGYIHTDLTTKDEISRALSFALKGGADIETMTVPIEGSYSFNSYSHAGSVIELNLEKNKEAISKFLNMKLD; the protein is encoded by the coding sequence GTGGAAGATCATGATGAAATTAACATCTCAAGAAGAACCAGAAAGAGAAAACTTCGTATCGGCAGAGTGATTTTTGCAATTCTCGCGGTACTTTTTATTCTCATCGGACTTTATTCAATCTTTCAATATAACTCGGGTAAATCGATAGCAAAAGGAAATTCCATTGATCCCGGTCCATTTAAAGGCGATAGCATCCATCCCAATTATTCATCAATTGAAAATTATTTATTATTGGGTATCGATGAAGATGACAGAGGGAAATCAAGGTCCGATACGATGATGGTATTATCGTGGAATAAAAGCGATGGGACAATGCGCATTATTTCATTGATGAGAGATATCTACGCGGAAATACCAGGTTATCAATCATACAAACTAAACACCGCTTATTATTTAGATGGCGTGCAATTAACGAAAGATACAATCACCGGGATGTTTGGAATCCCGATTCATCATTATGCGATTATAGACTTTGATAATTTTGAGTCAATCGTTGATATTGCATTTCCCAATGGCGTTGAAATTGATGTCAAAAAAGAAATGTCAAAAGAAATTGGCGTGTCTTTAGAAAAAGGGAAAAAGCATTTAAATGGGAAAGAACTATTGGGATATGCACGATTCCGCGCCGATTCAGAAGGAGACTTCGGACGAGTTGCAAGGCAACAGGAAGTATTATCTTCCATAAAGAACGAAGCGTTTACGCCTAAAGTAATTATGAACGTACCCAAAACCATTGGCGCATTATCAGGCTATATCCATACCGATTTAACAACTAAAGATGAAATCTCTCGTGCGCTTTCATTTGCGCTAAAGGGTGGGGCTGATATAGAAACAATGACTGTCCCGATTGAAGGGTCCTATTCGTTTAATTCATATAGTCATGCAGGATCAGTTATCGAATTAAATCTCGAAAAAAATAAAGAAGCGATTTCAAAGTTTTTGAATATGAAACTCGATTAA
- a CDS encoding ABC-F family ATP-binding cassette domain-containing protein, giving the protein MIAVNNVSLQFGDRKLFEDVNIQFNPGHCYGLIGANGAGKSTFIKVLSGELDPQSGNVIMNPNERLAILKQNHFEYEENEVLETVIMGHKHLYDIMNEKNAIYMKEDFSDEDGMRAAELEGEFADLNGWEAESEAAILLQGLGIGEDLHHAKMAELKGADKVKVLLAQALFGKPDVLLLDEPTNHLDIQAIHWLEEFLINFDNTVIVVSHDRHFLNNVCTQIADLDFGKIQIYPGNYEFWYESSQLALRMAQDQNKKKEEKIKELEAFIARFSANASKSRQATSRKKTLDKIELDDIRPSSRRYPYVNFQMGREIGNDVLTVRDVSITVDGNKMIDNASFIIGREDKVILLGNPLAKSALLDVLAEETEPDSGTIKWGVTTTRAYFPIENNKYFQGSENSLVEWLRQYSPEDQTETFLRGFLGRMLFSGEEVNKKPSVLSGGEKVRCMLSKMMLTSANVLLLDEPTNHLDLESIQALNDGLIAFKGSMIFTSHDHQFIQTIANRIIEINDDGTITDKLMTYNEYLEWKNKK; this is encoded by the coding sequence ATGATAGCAGTAAATAATGTGAGTCTTCAATTCGGAGATCGCAAACTCTTTGAAGACGTTAATATACAGTTCAACCCTGGGCATTGCTACGGATTAATTGGCGCAAATGGTGCAGGAAAGTCAACATTCATTAAAGTTTTGTCGGGTGAACTTGATCCGCAATCAGGAAATGTAATTATGAATCCTAATGAGCGCCTCGCTATCCTTAAACAAAACCATTTTGAATATGAGGAAAATGAAGTACTGGAAACAGTCATTATGGGACACAAACACCTCTATGACATTATGAATGAAAAGAACGCAATTTACATGAAAGAAGACTTTTCAGATGAGGATGGAATGCGCGCAGCTGAACTCGAGGGCGAGTTTGCAGATTTAAACGGTTGGGAAGCTGAATCAGAAGCAGCAATCCTTTTACAGGGTCTTGGTATCGGTGAAGACTTGCATCATGCGAAAATGGCCGAGCTAAAAGGGGCCGATAAAGTTAAGGTTCTACTTGCTCAAGCTTTATTTGGCAAACCAGATGTTTTACTTCTCGATGAGCCTACGAACCATCTAGACATTCAAGCCATTCATTGGTTGGAAGAGTTCTTGATCAATTTCGATAACACAGTCATCGTGGTTTCCCATGACCGACATTTCCTGAATAACGTTTGTACGCAAATTGCGGATTTGGATTTCGGTAAAATACAAATTTATCCTGGTAACTATGAATTTTGGTACGAATCGAGTCAACTTGCATTGAGAATGGCTCAAGACCAAAACAAGAAAAAAGAAGAGAAGATTAAAGAACTTGAAGCCTTTATTGCACGATTTAGCGCAAATGCTTCTAAATCTCGACAAGCGACATCACGTAAGAAAACGTTAGATAAAATTGAACTGGATGATATTCGTCCTTCATCAAGACGTTATCCTTATGTAAATTTCCAAATGGGACGTGAAATTGGAAATGATGTTCTCACGGTTAGAGATGTATCGATAACAGTTGACGGGAATAAAATGATAGATAATGCATCGTTTATTATCGGAAGAGAAGATAAAGTTATTCTTCTTGGAAACCCGCTTGCAAAATCTGCGCTTTTAGATGTTCTAGCAGAAGAAACAGAACCGGACTCCGGCACTATCAAATGGGGCGTCACGACAACGCGTGCTTACTTCCCTATCGAAAACAATAAATACTTCCAGGGCTCGGAAAATTCCTTAGTTGAGTGGTTACGCCAATACTCTCCGGAAGATCAAACAGAAACATTTTTACGCGGTTTCCTTGGCCGTATGCTCTTCTCTGGTGAAGAAGTTAATAAAAAACCATCTGTTCTTTCCGGGGGCGAAAAAGTTCGCTGCATGTTATCAAAAATGATGCTTACAAGCGCGAACGTGCTACTTCTAGATGAACCAACAAACCACTTAGATTTAGAGTCGATTCAAGCATTGAATGATGGTTTAATCGCATTTAAAGGTTCAATGATCTTTACATCACATGACCACCAGTTCATTCAAACAATTGCAAACCGAATCATTGAAATTAATGATGATGGAACAATTACCGATAAGCTTATGACTTACAACGAATACTTGGAATGGAAAAACAAAAAATAA
- a CDS encoding toxic anion resistance protein produces MTENNSMTNDVKSMDDLLDNPFDMNEPLLQKEMQTENQQTGTAVKLLDRLTPGEREKAVQLAEQIPVGNYEAIITYGANAQSELSRFSHQMLDHVQSQDIGPVGDVLKELMDRLGEIDPDDLSEKKQSAISRLFGRVSKSIQEMMTKYQKLSTQIDRIGVQLEHSKRGLIEDVKMLDNLYEQNKTYFQALNVYIAAAEIKRDELTYEIIPNMRREAELSNDQMAFQEVNDMVQFLDRLEKRLYDLQLSRQITIQSAPQIRMIQQTNQTLAEKIQSSIMTSIPLWKNQIAIALTLNRQRKAVESQKLVTKTTNDLLLKNSEMLKLNSIETAKENERGIIEIDTLKKTQENLIQTIEETLLIQADGRAKRKAAEIEIGRMEEELKQRLIAVHEKTENRSQ; encoded by the coding sequence ATGACAGAAAATAATAGCATGACGAATGATGTTAAATCAATGGATGACTTACTCGATAATCCATTTGACATGAACGAACCCCTGCTTCAGAAAGAAATGCAAACAGAAAATCAACAGACCGGCACTGCAGTGAAGTTATTGGATCGTTTAACACCTGGAGAACGTGAAAAGGCAGTTCAATTAGCTGAGCAGATTCCTGTTGGAAATTATGAGGCTATTATTACTTACGGTGCAAATGCACAAAGCGAACTTTCCCGCTTCTCCCATCAGATGCTAGATCATGTTCAGAGCCAGGACATCGGACCTGTTGGCGATGTGTTAAAAGAGTTGATGGATAGGCTCGGCGAAATAGATCCGGATGATTTAAGCGAAAAGAAACAATCTGCAATCAGTAGATTATTCGGGAGGGTCTCCAAGTCAATTCAGGAAATGATGACTAAATATCAAAAGTTGAGCACGCAAATTGATCGTATCGGCGTTCAACTTGAACACTCCAAGCGCGGTTTAATCGAAGATGTAAAAATGCTTGATAATTTATATGAACAGAATAAAACATATTTCCAAGCACTTAATGTATATATTGCCGCTGCGGAAATCAAACGCGATGAACTAACGTATGAAATCATTCCGAATATGCGCCGTGAAGCCGAGTTATCAAATGATCAAATGGCGTTTCAAGAAGTCAATGACATGGTACAATTTTTGGATAGGTTGGAAAAACGCTTATATGATTTACAGTTATCCCGTCAAATCACTATTCAAAGTGCCCCGCAAATCCGAATGATTCAACAAACGAATCAAACGCTAGCGGAAAAGATCCAATCATCTATCATGACTTCAATTCCACTTTGGAAAAACCAAATTGCGATCGCGCTAACGTTAAATCGTCAAAGAAAAGCTGTTGAATCTCAAAAGCTAGTAACGAAAACGACGAATGATTTATTGCTTAAAAACTCAGAAATGCTGAAATTGAATTCCATTGAAACCGCAAAGGAAAATGAGCGCGGCATCATTGAAATCGATACATTAAAGAAAACACAAGAAAATTTAATTCAAACAATTGAAGAAACATTGCTTATCCAAGCAGACGGCCGTGCAAAACGCAAAGCTGCGGAAATTGAAATTGGCCGCATGGAAGAGGAATTGAAACAGCGACTTATTGCTGTTCACGAAAAAACAGAAAACCGCTCTCAATAA
- a CDS encoding YjcZ family sporulation protein has protein sequence MGYEHGKGHGSSFALIVVLFILLIIIGASFIY, from the coding sequence ATGGGGTATGAACATGGTAAAGGTCATGGTTCCTCATTTGCTTTAATTGTCGTACTTTTCATCCTGTTGATTATCATTGGTGCAAGCTTCATTTATTAA
- a CDS encoding 5-bromo-4-chloroindolyl phosphate hydrolysis family protein: MREIKNFFIRHTISTPISIGTWLYLILGTSLSIFAATGLGIALYLGSTFAIKQIQITSTIKRVGLNRSEFNYINGQMNDAKQKLKRLNSYYGKVRSVQAFKQLHEINTISRRILSIVRTNPEKFYHAENFFYAHLDSAVELTSKYAILVNQPLKDKELQIALQNTRNTLADVNQQLEQDLRNLLASDMERLQMELDFVDVTMNKKKPLLEMKGDDTTNDRK; this comes from the coding sequence GTGAGAGAAATAAAAAACTTCTTCATCCGACACACTATTTCAACACCAATTAGCATTGGTACATGGTTATATTTAATACTGGGTACCAGTTTAAGCATCTTCGCAGCTACAGGCCTGGGAATTGCACTTTATCTAGGAAGTACATTTGCGATAAAACAAATACAAATAACATCTACAATTAAAAGGGTTGGTTTAAACCGCTCTGAATTCAATTATATCAATGGCCAAATGAATGATGCAAAACAAAAATTAAAACGGTTAAATAGCTATTACGGTAAAGTAAGATCCGTACAAGCTTTCAAACAGCTCCATGAAATAAATACGATTTCCAGAAGGATACTAAGCATCGTTCGAACAAATCCCGAAAAATTTTATCATGCTGAAAACTTCTTTTATGCACATCTTGATTCGGCGGTTGAATTAACATCCAAATATGCAATCCTTGTTAACCAACCCTTAAAGGATAAAGAACTTCAGATAGCGCTTCAAAACACGAGAAATACATTAGCTGATGTGAATCAACAACTTGAGCAAGACTTACGGAATCTGCTCGCATCAGATATGGAAAGACTTCAAATGGAACTCGACTTCGTCGATGTAACCATGAATAAGAAAAAACCGCTTTTAGAAATGAAAGGAGACGACACGACAAATGACAGAAAATAA
- a CDS encoding CynX/NimT family MFS transporter — MSTQLKKQRSILILFTIFAISINLRPAITSIGPMLETIREQLSLTNVHVSLLTAIPVICMGVFATLAPIFNRQFGLKHTMYIMLILIGAMTALRGFVSGFPILIGTAFIIGICIAVIGPLLSAMIKQHFPDRAASVIGVYSFGMGAGSAASAGLTGLFYEVTGSYFFALSIWALLVIIGLASWFFMIKENLEVRQTVSVAVQVKEKGKSPWKTRKAWLFLLFFGLQSSLFFSIITWLAPIASNAGMTLLQAGTLLSVMTTVQIFLNILLPLLMEKFPARKFWINVMLVSGLLATILFWTGFHPLMWVGAVIMGIPLGGLFPVALLLPLDETDTADETNSWTAMMQTGGFIMAGIVPLLIAFVFDWTSNHTYTFIILTTMYLVMFALTYMIGDKKESI; from the coding sequence TTGTCTACTCAATTAAAAAAGCAACGTTCAATACTTATTCTATTTACAATATTCGCGATTTCAATAAACCTTCGCCCAGCGATTACATCAATTGGCCCGATGCTTGAAACAATCCGTGAGCAATTGTCTTTAACGAACGTTCACGTTAGTTTACTAACGGCGATTCCCGTTATCTGTATGGGTGTTTTTGCTACGCTAGCACCTATTTTTAATCGTCAATTTGGGCTAAAGCATACCATGTACATCATGCTAATCCTTATCGGAGCAATGACAGCTTTGAGAGGATTTGTTTCTGGATTTCCGATTCTGATTGGAACTGCATTTATTATCGGTATTTGTATCGCGGTTATTGGTCCTCTTCTATCCGCGATGATCAAACAACATTTTCCGGACCGCGCCGCCTCTGTCATCGGCGTTTATTCTTTCGGAATGGGAGCCGGTTCCGCTGCAAGTGCGGGACTGACGGGACTATTTTATGAAGTGACGGGATCATACTTTTTTGCACTTAGCATATGGGCGTTGTTAGTGATTATTGGGCTGGCCTCTTGGTTCTTTATGATAAAAGAAAATCTGGAAGTGCGTCAAACTGTTTCCGTGGCTGTGCAAGTGAAGGAAAAAGGGAAGTCCCCGTGGAAAACGCGTAAGGCATGGTTATTCCTATTGTTTTTTGGATTGCAATCATCCTTATTCTTTTCGATCATTACGTGGCTTGCACCTATTGCTTCTAATGCCGGCATGACATTGCTTCAAGCAGGAACTCTACTGAGCGTCATGACTACCGTGCAAATATTTTTAAACATTCTTCTTCCACTTTTGATGGAGAAATTTCCTGCACGTAAATTTTGGATTAATGTCATGTTAGTTTCAGGCTTATTAGCAACCATTTTATTTTGGACTGGATTCCATCCGCTCATGTGGGTAGGAGCTGTCATCATGGGAATTCCACTTGGGGGGCTATTTCCTGTGGCGTTGTTGTTGCCCTTAGATGAAACAGATACCGCTGACGAAACGAATTCGTGGACAGCGATGATGCAAACTGGCGGTTTTATAATGGCAGGGATTGTGCCGCTTCTCATCGCATTTGTCTTTGATTGGACAAGCAATCATACATATACCTTCATCATATTGACGACGATGTATCTCGTTATGTTCGCATTAACCTATATGATTGGAGATAAAAAAGAAAGTATCTAA
- a CDS encoding GerAB/ArcD/ProY family transporter — protein sequence MKTSIQIAPRDTINAFLLFFIIHTAQIGIGIQGFQRIIYEDTKQDAWIAVLLAGLATHIIAIFMIRTLEMYGSNDLYGIHQDIFGKWIGNIFNVLYILYSSIAFFAVFRNYIEVVQTWVFPDLNTLFLAVSLLLIVIYTFTGGLRVIVGVSFFSFVLGVWLLPMLAYPMKYMEPRNLLPILEANIGGMLKGIQSMTFTVIGFEILYIIYPFVKDKENVKKHVHLGLLVTTLIYLAVMMVTLTYFTGDQLSKTIWATLSLFSIVKFPFIERLEYIVVCFWMLIILPNLCLFLWAAFRGTSRLVKVSANKFVWIFTFLILTVSVILKTRTQINMFNNYYGQLAFYIVFVYPIILFCFAAVKKKLQSRKEQID from the coding sequence GTGAAAACCTCCATCCAAATTGCTCCCAGAGATACGATTAATGCTTTTCTTCTTTTTTTCATCATTCATACCGCTCAAATCGGGATCGGGATACAAGGTTTTCAGCGGATTATATACGAGGACACAAAACAAGATGCGTGGATTGCTGTCCTACTAGCCGGCCTCGCTACGCATATCATCGCAATTTTCATGATTAGGACATTGGAAATGTACGGTTCAAATGACTTATACGGCATTCACCAAGATATATTCGGTAAATGGATTGGAAACATTTTTAATGTCCTATATATCCTTTACAGTTCAATCGCATTTTTTGCCGTTTTCAGGAATTACATTGAAGTCGTTCAAACTTGGGTTTTTCCAGATTTGAATACGTTGTTTCTGGCGGTTTCGTTATTATTAATCGTAATTTATACGTTTACGGGCGGTCTGCGGGTAATTGTGGGTGTTTCATTTTTTAGTTTTGTACTTGGCGTATGGCTTCTCCCGATGTTGGCATATCCGATGAAGTATATGGAACCTAGAAACCTTCTACCCATTTTAGAGGCCAATATTGGTGGAATGCTTAAAGGCATACAATCCATGACCTTTACAGTAATCGGCTTTGAAATATTATATATAATTTATCCTTTTGTAAAAGATAAAGAGAATGTGAAAAAGCATGTTCATCTTGGTTTGCTCGTGACGACCTTGATTTACTTAGCCGTTATGATGGTTACGTTGACTTACTTCACTGGGGATCAATTAAGTAAAACCATTTGGGCTACATTGTCTTTATTTAGTATTGTCAAATTTCCGTTCATTGAACGATTGGAGTATATTGTCGTATGTTTTTGGATGTTAATCATTTTACCGAACCTTTGTCTCTTTTTATGGGCTGCTTTTCGCGGAACCAGTCGACTGGTCAAAGTAAGTGCGAATAAATTCGTCTGGATATTTACTTTCTTAATTTTAACAGTAAGTGTGATTTTAAAAACACGCACTCAAATAAACATGTTTAATAATTACTACGGTCAGTTAGCATTTTATATTGTTTTTGTTTATCCGATTATCTTGTTTTGTTTTGCGGCAGTGAAAAAGAAATTACAATCACGTAAGGAGCAAATAGATTGA
- a CDS encoding DUF1033 family protein, which yields MYEVIYMKADFEPWWMFEGWEEEVLSRQTFFDECHAMNFLEETLSNLRVKYKNESVKKNCFFAFWSENEKLSCEACSDDLQIYHGIILLFEGRPYSKWK from the coding sequence ATGTATGAAGTAATCTATATGAAAGCAGATTTTGAACCTTGGTGGATGTTCGAAGGTTGGGAAGAAGAGGTTCTTTCGAGGCAAACATTTTTTGATGAATGTCATGCCATGAATTTCCTAGAAGAAACATTGTCGAATCTTCGTGTGAAATATAAAAATGAATCTGTGAAAAAGAATTGTTTTTTTGCTTTTTGGTCAGAGAACGAAAAACTAAGTTGCGAGGCATGCAGTGATGATTTACAAATTTATCATGGAATTATTTTATTGTTTGAGGGAAGACCATATAGTAAGTGGAAATAG
- a CDS encoding cold-shock protein, with protein sequence MKQGTVKWFNAEKGFGFIEVENEDDVFVHFSAIEGEGFKSLDEGQQVEFEVVEGDRGPQAANVVKLV encoded by the coding sequence ATGAAACAAGGTACAGTAAAATGGTTTAACGCAGAGAAAGGTTTCGGCTTCATCGAAGTTGAAAACGAAGACGACGTATTTGTACACTTCTCAGCAATCGAAGGAGAAGGGTTCAAATCACTTGACGAAGGTCAACAAGTTGAATTTGAAGTTGTTGAAGGTGACCGTGGCCCACAAGCTGCGAACGTTGTAAAATTAGTTTAA
- the msrA gene encoding peptide-methionine (S)-S-oxide reductase MsrA, which yields MVENKFEKAAFAGGCFWCMVKPFKEWNGIQDVVSGYMGGHVENPTYEDVKKGDSGHLEVVEITYDSEIFSYEKLLEVFWQQIDPTDADGQFQDRGHSYSTAIFYYTDEQRQIAEQSKAKLDASGMFAKPIVTPVRPAETFYRAEEYHQDYHEKEKEHYEEDRARSGRDEFIENHWS from the coding sequence ATGGTAGAAAACAAGTTTGAAAAAGCGGCGTTTGCTGGTGGCTGTTTTTGGTGCATGGTCAAGCCATTTAAAGAATGGAACGGCATACAGGATGTGGTTTCAGGATATATGGGTGGACATGTCGAGAACCCTACATATGAAGATGTGAAAAAAGGCGATTCCGGCCATTTGGAAGTCGTAGAAATTACATATGATTCAGAAATATTCTCATATGAAAAATTACTAGAGGTTTTCTGGCAACAAATTGATCCAACCGATGCAGATGGACAATTCCAGGATCGTGGCCATTCCTACTCAACCGCGATTTTTTATTATACGGACGAGCAGCGTCAAATCGCCGAACAATCTAAAGCTAAATTAGACGCAAGCGGAATGTTCGCGAAACCAATCGTCACCCCCGTTCGTCCTGCAGAAACGTTTTACCGTGCTGAAGAATATCACCAAGATTACCATGAAAAAGAAAAAGAACATTATGAGGAAGACCGTGCACGTTCCGGTCGTGATGAGTTTATAGAAAATCACTGGTCCTAA
- a CDS encoding AI-2E family transporter: MKQEPLSKVNEENSKVNIIRFLGGKSTLFVLVSILLIGLIIVVFKEVSFIFYPIKVFSSTVVLPIILASIGYYLLRPILRLLEKIRIPRPWGILIIFLGVAGLITLLVFLVLPFLKSQVNNLIDDFPTYFKKLTLDIDTFLRTSIFSSYYESLDINAMAIVESAPDNVGKFLTDTVGGIAVGLTSFVSALTGFILAIVTVPFILFYLLKDGEKLPKVFIKMLPPSMRDDAEVIVKDADHQISSYIQGQILVAICIGIMVSIGFRIIGMEYALLLGVIAMFTSVVPYLGPLIAITPAVIIAIVTSPFMLIKLAVVWTIVQLIDGKFISPQIMGKSLSIHPITIIFVLLTAGSLFGVAGVILGIPGYALLKVVVTHLFKLYKVRYNKHIPEKKYRYEIPE; the protein is encoded by the coding sequence TTGAAGCAAGAGCCACTATCAAAAGTGAATGAAGAAAATTCGAAAGTAAACATTATTCGTTTTCTTGGCGGAAAAAGCACATTATTTGTTTTAGTTTCAATTTTACTCATTGGGTTAATCATTGTGGTATTCAAAGAAGTTTCGTTTATATTTTACCCGATTAAGGTATTTAGTTCGACGGTCGTCTTGCCGATTATTTTGGCATCAATCGGCTATTATTTATTAAGACCAATACTTCGCCTATTAGAAAAAATACGTATTCCTCGTCCTTGGGGAATACTTATAATATTTCTAGGTGTGGCTGGACTCATTACATTACTGGTTTTTCTGGTTCTACCTTTTTTAAAATCACAGGTTAATAATCTCATAGATGATTTCCCAACGTATTTTAAAAAATTAACATTGGACATCGATACATTTTTGAGAACATCCATATTTTCTTCGTATTATGAAAGTCTTGATATTAATGCGATGGCTATCGTGGAATCCGCCCCGGACAATGTCGGTAAATTTCTGACAGACACGGTAGGCGGAATTGCCGTAGGTTTAACTTCATTTGTTAGTGCGCTTACGGGTTTCATATTAGCAATTGTAACAGTGCCATTCATCCTTTTCTATTTATTAAAAGACGGGGAAAAATTACCGAAAGTCTTTATCAAAATGTTGCCGCCAAGTATGCGGGATGATGCGGAGGTTATCGTGAAAGATGCCGACCATCAAATTAGTTCATATATTCAAGGACAAATTCTTGTTGCGATTTGTATCGGGATAATGGTGTCGATTGGATTTCGCATTATTGGTATGGAGTATGCATTACTTCTTGGTGTAATAGCCATGTTTACAAGTGTTGTTCCTTATTTAGGTCCTTTAATAGCCATAACGCCGGCTGTTATCATTGCGATTGTCACATCGCCATTTATGTTGATAAAACTCGCAGTCGTTTGGACTATTGTACAATTGATAGATGGTAAGTTTATTTCTCCTCAAATTATGGGGAAGTCGTTAAGCATTCATCCGATTACAATCATATTTGTTTTACTAACTGCTGGTTCGTTATTCGGTGTGGCAGGGGTTATTCTCGGTATTCCGGGGTATGCGTTGCTGAAAGTAGTCGTCACCCATTTATTTAAATTATACAAAGTACGGTATAATAAGCATATTCCTGAAAAGAAATATCGATATGAGATACCAGAATGA
- a CDS encoding MarR family winged helix-turn-helix transcriptional regulator, with product MGKSISIFHALIKNLNKIHKSSCEGVTVVQSSILYETSLHDEPSMQTVAEAIGMDITTFSRQIGTLEKKQLINRTPYSKDRRILLLSLTKAGRDLVEIINNK from the coding sequence ATGGGAAAAAGCATTTCAATTTTTCATGCACTTATAAAAAACTTGAATAAGATTCATAAATCGAGTTGCGAGGGCGTTACTGTCGTTCAAAGCTCTATTCTATATGAAACTTCGTTGCATGATGAACCTTCGATGCAAACAGTCGCTGAAGCTATTGGAATGGACATAACAACATTCTCCAGACAAATTGGAACGTTGGAAAAGAAGCAGTTAATCAATAGAACGCCGTACAGTAAAGATCGGAGAATATTATTATTGTCTCTTACTAAAGCGGGTCGAGATCTGGTTGAAATAATAAATAATAAATAA